Proteins encoded together in one Triticum dicoccoides isolate Atlit2015 ecotype Zavitan chromosome 7B, WEW_v2.0, whole genome shotgun sequence window:
- the LOC119342171 gene encoding protein LOL4-like: MPRCTSSVNYQTETAAMSELICNGCFSLVLYNRGAANVRCSRCNMLNSTRSASQYAHLKCGGCRTTLMYPPGASTVGCATCHHVNPVRAQGSSAPPDAHARPQTVLVENPRTMNDKGKLVSNVAVGVTSWKR; encoded by the exons ATGCCTAGGTGCACCTCGTCGGTCAATTACCAAACGGAGACAGCGGCCATGTCGGAGCTCATCTGCAACGGCTGCTTCAGCCTGGTGCTCTACAACCGCGGCGCAGCCAACGTACGCTGCTCCCGATGCAACATGCTCAACTCCACAAGATCAG CGAGCCAGTACGCCCACCTGAAGTGCGGTGGCTGCCGGACGACGCTCATGTACCCGCCGGGGGCCTCCACCGTGGGGTGCGCCACGTGCCACCACGTCAACCCCGTCAGAGCCCAGGGCTCCTCGGCTCCTCCG GATGCCCATGCCCGGCCTCAGACAGTTCTCGTGGAGAATCCCAGGACAATGAACGACAAGGGCAAACTG GTCAGCAATGTGGCGGTCGGTGTCACCTCATGGAAAAGATGA